The segment CCCTGCTGCAGTTCAAGGACGGGACGCCGGTGCCTATGTCCCATAGGCCCGACAACCGCCCAGAACCACGTTTACGGGCATTGCGAGAGCTGAAGGGCATGGGAATATTGTCTGTGGATTCGTCGACCGGCGAACCGCGAGTATTTCTGACCCCCAACGGTCAAAGCGTATTGGAATGGCTGAGACGATGTTGATCTTCCCATCTAGATGAGTGGGAATATCCTTTGAACAAATGCTTTTGGAAAACCTCGATCTGATTGGGGAGGTCACCATTGGCAAGGTTACTTTTTCATATAAGTAGGGAATTGGAAACATGGTTGGATTCACATAGAGACGGTAATTCATCCTTTCATATTCTGGGTGTCATCCCCACCGCATCCATGCAGCGACATGTGCCGAAATGGCTCATAAAGATGCGGTAATACATCAGCTCCTCTTTGTTCCTGACCCTGCCTCCTGGGATATCCTTTGTCTCTTTCTCAAATTCCCGATCTGTGATCTCCCGCTCGGCGATGCCCTTCATCGCCTCCATCGAACCCGCACCATCACTGAACCGCTTCTTCTGCCTCTGGACCACCTCGTCCGGTAATAAGCCTCCATAAGCCTTGCGCAATGCTATCTTGCTCAATCCATATCTTCCGTCCACGAGGTCCTTGGCACCAATCTTAAGCCCATAGGCGATGATCGCAGGGTCCATGAACGGCATCCGGCAGTCCAGAGAGGCCGACGAGGTCATCCGGTCAACCCTCTGGAACCCGGTCAAATGGCCACCTAGCAGGAGGGAGTTGCGTTCCTCCCGAAGGGTCCGGTCGTCAAGCTCGATCATGTGGTCATAGCCGCCAAAGATCTCGTCGGAGCCTTCTCCACACAGAGTGACACAGCCTCTGTCCGTGATGGAATGCGTGGCAAGATAGTTCGGGATGCTGCTCCTCACCAACGGGAGATCGAAGCTCTCGAGGGAATAGATCGCTTTGTCCAGGGTCTCGATCATGTCATCGATGTCATATGTCCTCTCCTTATGGTCCGTCCCAAGATGTACAGCCACTTTCCGAGCCATCTCAATGTCCTTGGATCCATTCATGCCGACGCACAATGTGTTGACATCGTCGCACTGTCTTGCAGCCTCTGCGGCAATGACGCTGCTGTCCAATCCTCCGCTTAAAAGGACATTGACCCGGTTGCCTCTCTCTATGCAGCGTCCTACGCTACGCCCGATCAATCTTCTCAGGCATAGGCCAGGCTCCACGTTGTTCATTCTATGAACGATCTCGGGAATTATTTCCTTAAACCCACTGACGGTCGAGAATATGCCGCCGCAAGGGAACGGTCTGAAATCATCGTCAAGCATTTGCTGGGACTTCATCTCGGACGAATAGCCCCCGATATTCTCTGCCAGGCTTATGTACAAAGGCTTGAGCCCATAGGAATCCCGGGCCAGTATCAATTCCTTCCCATTGAGGATCGATATGGCGAATGCTCCGCTTAGATGGTTCAGGGCGGAAGGGCCCTTGAGCTTGAACAGGTCCAGGACCAATCGTGAGTCCGGGACCTCGGGATCTATCTTTCCAAAAAAGTTCAACTGCAAAGAGTCACGGTTGAAAAGATATGAATCGGCTGCCACCGCGATATCATCTTCGACGACTATGCTTGCCGATGTCCTATCGTTCTGAAGGCGGTGTTTGCACCCCCCGATGGTCACTCCTTCCGTCTCGATGATCATTTCGTCTTCTTGGCCCCGATGCCTTATCATGCCGAGCATCTCTTTGACCAGAACTCTGTCATTCGAGCCGAACGTTCCCGCCAATCCCTGCATCATCTCACCACACATATCTCGATAAGGTCCAGCGCCTCGTCCCCGGAGATCAGTTCCATGAGCCTCTGCCTCACTGATAGCGGCTTACCGGTCCTTTCATCCACAGCATCGCATCCTCCATCGATGATCGCCGTGACTATTCTTCCCTTGGCCACTTTGCTGTCCTTCAGGTCCATTGCGTCCAGTATCCCTAATCGGATGATCTCGCCCATGACCTTCGGCGAACAATAAGGGTCTTCGGCCATGCGCAGTCCGACCTTTTTGATCACCTGCAGAAGGTATCTCGCCTCTGAGATGAGGTATTTCTTCCGGGCAACGATCCGAGGGTCCTGTTCCGGCAAGAACTCACTTTTCAATGCCTTTTCGATCGCTCCCCTCACGATGTCACAGCTCTCGATAATGACATCAGGGGT is part of the Methanomassiliicoccales archaeon genome and harbors:
- a CDS encoding asparagine synthase-related protein, translating into MQGLAGTFGSNDRVLVKEMLGMIRHRGQEDEMIIETEGVTIGGCKHRLQNDRTSASIVVEDDIAVAADSYLFNRDSLQLNFFGKIDPEVPDSRLVLDLFKLKGPSALNHLSGAFAISILNGKELILARDSYGLKPLYISLAENIGGYSSEMKSQQMLDDDFRPFPCGGIFSTVSGFKEIIPEIVHRMNNVEPGLCLRRLIGRSVGRCIERGNRVNVLLSGGLDSSVIAAEAARQCDDVNTLCVGMNGSKDIEMARKVAVHLGTDHKERTYDIDDMIETLDKAIYSLESFDLPLVRSSIPNYLATHSITDRGCVTLCGEGSDEIFGGYDHMIELDDRTLREERNSLLLGGHLTGFQRVDRMTSSASLDCRMPFMDPAIIAYGLKIGAKDLVDGRYGLSKIALRKAYGGLLPDEVVQRQKKRFSDGAGSMEAMKGIAEREITDREFEKETKDIPGGRVRNKEELMYYRIFMSHFGTCRCMDAVGMTPRI